The Candidatus Rhabdochlamydia sp. T3358 genome includes a region encoding these proteins:
- a CDS encoding transporter substrate-binding domain-containing protein yields the protein MLKKISTLLLLALLCCCGSKTHPQKVALDPSWYPLDLEDRNAQLVGFSTEILQKVSKKIPLAKVTTDAHYLLEDLLQEKYEAVLSSFPPYNFNKDRFDFSESYLMLGPVIVVDKSSDISSIKQLKGKAVGVLSDANVLLIESVPDVLIHQYSSKAQALEDVNLKVLDAALIDILSAYAYCEDLYQDRLKVGSAPLTNEGLRLITARNKNGSLIKAFNQEIHQLKQSGEYQKMLDKWGLPQKREIKK from the coding sequence ATGTTAAAGAAAATTTCTACCTTATTGCTACTCGCTCTTCTTTGTTGCTGTGGGAGTAAAACCCACCCACAAAAAGTGGCCCTTGATCCTAGTTGGTATCCTTTGGATTTAGAGGATAGAAATGCACAGTTAGTAGGATTTTCTACAGAAATTTTGCAGAAGGTTTCAAAAAAAATCCCCCTTGCTAAAGTTACAACTGACGCGCATTACTTGTTAGAAGACTTACTTCAAGAAAAATATGAAGCTGTGCTCTCTTCTTTTCCTCCCTATAACTTTAACAAAGATCGTTTTGATTTTTCAGAAAGCTATCTAATGTTAGGCCCTGTAATTGTAGTAGATAAGTCGTCTGACATCTCTTCTATAAAACAGCTAAAAGGTAAAGCTGTTGGTGTTCTCTCAGATGCTAATGTTTTGTTAATTGAATCGGTTCCAGATGTGTTAATTCATCAATATTCGTCTAAAGCACAAGCTCTTGAGGATGTAAACTTAAAAGTACTCGATGCTGCTTTAATCGATATTTTAAGCGCCTATGCATATTGCGAAGATCTCTATCAAGATAGGCTAAAGGTGGGATCAGCGCCTTTAACCAATGAGGGGTTAAGACTGATTACAGCACGTAATAAAAACGGCTCTTTAATCAAAGCCTTTAATCAGGAGATTCACCAGTTAAAGCAATCTGGAGAGTATCAAAAAATGCTTGACAAATGGGGCCTTCCACAAAAAAGAGAGATCAAAAAATAA
- a CDS encoding FKBP-type peptidyl-prolyl cis-trans isomerase: MRVGEKREIFIHPDLAYRESPKPEPYSLIIIEVSLVSL, translated from the coding sequence ATGAGAGTAGGAGAAAAAAGAGAAATATTTATCCATCCAGATCTTGCTTATAGAGAATCCCCTAAGCCGGAGCCTTATTCTTTGATTATTATTGAGGTCTCTCTTGTTTCTCTTTAA
- the glgP gene encoding glycogen/starch/alpha-glucan family phosphorylase translates to MDLKTQTQADNLIQKIRHYLITTMGVTINEASPEEFYRAFALTLREEIMINWTACVHTYREKKARMLFYLCMEYMPGRFCQNNIINIHATDLINYVFKQLNRSYQEELHFEPEPGLGNGGLGRLAACLMDSLATQQIPAIGFGLRYQYGIFDQAVCNGVQVERPEAWLLHENPWEYRRDMHAASVFYAGKAVPGKNKKGVDVYELADYEEVRALSYDIPIIGYKETPDFTVNTLRLWTTKESPRNFQLQRYNAGMLGAAAENTSLTDVLYPNDHNETGKRIRLKQEFLLVSASLQDIIRRHLFIFSNMNEFADKVRIHINDTHPALTIAELQRLLITEHDFGWEEALDVVKTCCNFTNHTILRESLEEWNQSSLQYLLPRQYAIIEKINLEFCNQIRQKYPGDEDRVRSMSIIEGGQVKMANLAIYGSHRVNGVAALHTEILKKEIFKDFYEMYPEKFVNVTNGVTPRRWLLDCNPLLAAFITKRIGKQWITQFQEIRGLAKFANDFDSQKEFLEIKRKNKQTLLECLQHTNPIRDSAGKPIGHYSFLDESALFDVQIKRIHEYKRQLMNLIHVIMLYHELQENPEARRIKRMVFIAGKAAPGYEVAKQIIQLSYCISRRINQDPKTNQKLKLVFIENYNVSKAETIIPAADLSEQISTAGTEASGTGNMKLAMNGALTIGTEDGANIEMHQQVTDRFWPFRFGKTALENDLIRHTGNYNPWDIYMQNDSIRKALDSLRDQSFTQTEEEHQALSNLYQSLLHNQAGCIPDYYFVLGDLLDYYRTQKAVEALFLKPQEWAEYALQNIAAMGNFSSDESIKNYAKLVWDIQPCPVDLKELEKIRIEYSEHDKCRIFPSSVNGSVKNPS, encoded by the coding sequence ATGGATTTAAAAACGCAAACCCAAGCAGATAATTTAATACAAAAAATTAGACATTACTTGATTACTACAATGGGGGTAACAATTAATGAGGCTAGTCCAGAAGAATTTTATCGCGCATTTGCTCTAACATTGCGTGAGGAAATCATGATTAATTGGACGGCTTGTGTGCATACATACAGAGAGAAAAAAGCACGGATGCTTTTTTATCTATGTATGGAATATATGCCTGGGCGTTTTTGTCAAAATAACATTATCAATATTCATGCAACTGATTTAATTAACTATGTATTTAAACAGTTAAATCGCTCTTATCAAGAAGAATTACATTTTGAGCCAGAGCCAGGGCTTGGCAATGGAGGTTTGGGAAGATTAGCTGCTTGTTTAATGGATTCTCTTGCTACTCAGCAAATTCCAGCTATTGGGTTTGGGCTCCGTTATCAATATGGCATTTTTGATCAAGCAGTATGTAATGGGGTTCAGGTAGAGAGACCAGAGGCTTGGCTATTGCATGAAAACCCTTGGGAATATCGTCGTGATATGCATGCGGCCTCTGTTTTTTATGCTGGAAAAGCTGTTCCTGGTAAGAATAAAAAAGGGGTAGATGTCTATGAATTAGCAGACTATGAAGAAGTAAGAGCTCTATCTTATGATATTCCCATTATTGGATACAAAGAAACCCCTGATTTTACAGTAAATACACTGCGTTTATGGACCACAAAAGAATCTCCTCGAAACTTTCAGTTGCAGCGCTACAATGCAGGGATGCTAGGTGCAGCTGCAGAAAATACTAGCCTTACCGATGTGTTATATCCTAATGATCACAATGAAACAGGTAAAAGAATTCGTTTAAAACAGGAATTTCTTCTGGTATCTGCTTCCTTGCAAGATATCATTAGAAGACATCTTTTTATTTTCTCGAATATGAATGAATTTGCAGATAAAGTGCGTATCCATATCAATGATACTCACCCTGCGCTTACCATTGCAGAATTGCAAAGATTACTTATAACAGAGCACGACTTTGGATGGGAAGAAGCCTTAGATGTGGTAAAAACTTGTTGTAACTTTACCAATCACACCATCTTGCGAGAGTCTTTAGAAGAGTGGAATCAAAGTAGTTTGCAATATCTATTACCGCGTCAATACGCGATCATCGAAAAAATCAATCTAGAATTTTGTAATCAGATTCGTCAGAAATACCCAGGAGATGAAGATAGAGTGCGATCTATGTCGATTATTGAAGGAGGTCAGGTCAAGATGGCTAATTTGGCTATTTATGGGTCACATCGAGTAAATGGAGTAGCAGCGTTACATACAGAGATCTTAAAAAAAGAGATCTTTAAAGATTTTTATGAAATGTATCCAGAAAAGTTTGTCAATGTAACCAATGGGGTGACCCCAAGAAGATGGCTTTTAGATTGCAACCCACTTCTTGCTGCATTTATTACAAAAAGAATTGGTAAACAGTGGATTACACAGTTTCAAGAAATACGGGGTCTTGCAAAATTTGCTAATGATTTTGATTCTCAAAAAGAATTTTTAGAAATTAAGAGAAAAAATAAGCAAACATTGCTTGAATGCCTGCAGCATACAAATCCTATACGCGATAGCGCAGGAAAACCTATTGGCCATTACTCTTTTTTAGATGAGAGTGCTCTTTTTGATGTGCAAATCAAACGGATTCACGAGTATAAAAGACAGCTGATGAACCTTATTCATGTAATTATGCTCTATCATGAGCTTCAAGAGAATCCAGAAGCACGCCGTATCAAAAGAATGGTGTTCATTGCTGGTAAAGCAGCTCCTGGGTATGAAGTGGCTAAACAAATCATTCAACTAAGTTACTGTATTTCTAGGCGAATCAATCAAGATCCTAAAACAAATCAGAAATTAAAATTGGTTTTTATAGAGAATTACAATGTATCAAAAGCAGAAACGATTATTCCTGCAGCGGATTTATCAGAGCAAATTTCCACAGCAGGAACAGAAGCATCTGGCACTGGCAATATGAAGTTAGCAATGAATGGAGCATTGACAATTGGAACAGAAGATGGAGCAAACATTGAGATGCATCAACAGGTAACAGATCGCTTTTGGCCTTTTCGTTTTGGTAAAACCGCATTGGAGAATGATTTGATTCGCCATACGGGTAACTATAATCCTTGGGATATCTATATGCAAAACGACTCTATTCGAAAAGCGCTTGATTCTTTACGCGATCAAAGTTTTACGCAAACAGAAGAAGAGCATCAGGCTCTTAGCAATTTGTATCAAAGCCTGCTGCATAATCAGGCAGGGTGCATACCAGATTATTACTTTGTCTTAGGGGACCTATTGGATTATTATAGAACACAGAAGGCAGTAGAGGCTCTATTTTTAAAACCCCAAGAATGGGCAGAGTATGCCCTGCAGAACATAGCAGCCATGGGAAATTTTTCTTCCGATGAATCGATTAAAAATTACGCAAAACTGGTTTGGGATATTCAACCTTGTCCAGTTGATCTTAAAGAGTTAGAAAAAATAAGAATTGAGTATAGTGAGCACGATAAATGTCGTATTTTCCCATCTAGTGTAAATGGTTCTGTAAAAAACCCTTCTTAA
- the hemH gene encoding ferrochelatase, producing MSNTYLIINFGGPRDLKEVEGFLKELLTDQEVIRTPFPSFLHRLLFTRIAKKRALKVIPEYEKIGGRSPIYEDTEKMAATLRQCRKAPVLTFHRYLPKTHACFLSAVKQIPEDHQIRVFPMFPQFSYATTGSVALFFSRNLCGQSLNQLSWIKSYATHPLYLNAFEQQIRLCLSEQKLKEEEVCLLFSAHAIPRKFVCTGDPYEKECLLSFYALKKRFPQAVCHLSYQSQFDKQEWLRPYTSDVCEEISTWAQGRKTVVVIPLSFTSDHIETLFEIEKLYLPVIRKQGLTAIRCPALNHHPEWVQAILTIMEQEETLPNQMLVRHPTHSCCSVCMPSCCVCKKK from the coding sequence ATGTCAAACACTTATCTCATTATCAACTTTGGTGGTCCTAGAGATCTAAAAGAAGTAGAAGGATTTTTAAAAGAATTGCTGACTGACCAGGAAGTGATTCGTACTCCTTTTCCTTCTTTTCTTCATCGTTTATTATTTACCAGAATTGCAAAAAAACGTGCGCTAAAAGTTATTCCTGAATATGAAAAAATCGGTGGTAGATCGCCAATCTATGAAGATACCGAAAAAATGGCTGCAACTTTGCGACAATGTAGAAAAGCACCTGTTCTTACTTTCCACCGTTATTTACCTAAAACACACGCTTGCTTTTTATCTGCTGTTAAGCAAATACCAGAGGATCATCAGATACGGGTTTTCCCCATGTTTCCCCAATTTAGCTATGCTACAACAGGAAGCGTAGCTCTATTTTTTTCTCGTAATTTATGTGGACAGAGTCTGAATCAACTCTCTTGGATTAAATCTTACGCAACCCATCCTTTATATCTTAATGCATTCGAGCAACAAATCCGTCTTTGCTTAAGCGAGCAGAAGCTTAAAGAAGAAGAAGTGTGCTTGCTTTTTTCTGCCCATGCGATCCCTAGAAAGTTTGTTTGCACAGGAGATCCTTATGAAAAAGAATGTCTTTTGAGCTTTTATGCGCTTAAAAAACGGTTTCCTCAAGCGGTTTGTCATTTATCCTATCAATCTCAATTTGATAAGCAAGAATGGCTTCGTCCTTATACAAGTGATGTATGCGAAGAGATTAGTACTTGGGCGCAGGGTAGAAAAACCGTGGTAGTTATTCCTTTAAGCTTTACTTCAGATCATATAGAAACCCTTTTTGAAATCGAAAAACTTTATTTACCAGTCATTCGCAAGCAGGGGTTAACCGCTATTCGCTGCCCCGCTCTCAACCACCATCCCGAGTGGGTTCAAGCAATTCTTACCATTATGGAACAAGAAGAAACATTGCCCAATCAGATGCTCGTTCGCCATCCTACCCATTCTTGCTGTAGTGTATGTATGCCAAGCTGTTGTGTGTGCAAAAAAAAATAA
- a CDS encoding DMT family transporter, producing MAYEANADRRLQNKAVLGVGLMILGLALYPLSDAFIKHLMGTYSVCQVTLLRAFTRLVPLFIATYFQGGPRKILYSKHPASHLTRLTVNLIYTFCFMFAFSLSSLTTIYTFSYTSPFFMIVLGSLMLKEKVTRERWIAVGIGLIGVLIAMRPGASVMESAAFLVLFATFLGALNKILMRRLASTEHSLAIAIYPNLVMIVAMLILAFISSTSPNWLSPQFTLVWKPMPWTHWGLFAIVGMLTAGAQYAIAQSLRFAQASILAPIDYSTFFWVVALDFTWWNKTPDIYTLIGAMVIVGSNLFILYRTRKEEAAKKQTSLA from the coding sequence ATGGCATATGAAGCTAATGCAGACAGAAGACTACAAAATAAAGCTGTATTAGGAGTTGGTTTAATGATTCTTGGATTGGCGCTTTATCCGCTATCCGATGCTTTCATTAAACATCTCATGGGTACATATAGTGTCTGTCAGGTCACGCTGCTACGTGCATTTACTCGTTTAGTTCCTCTTTTCATCGCAACCTATTTCCAAGGCGGTCCGCGCAAGATTCTTTATTCAAAACACCCAGCTAGTCATCTCACTCGGCTAACGGTTAATTTGATCTATACTTTTTGTTTTATGTTCGCTTTTTCACTCTCTTCTTTAACGACAATCTATACATTTAGCTATACCTCGCCCTTCTTCATGATTGTCTTAGGTTCATTGATGCTCAAAGAAAAAGTAACTCGTGAGAGATGGATTGCTGTAGGAATCGGTCTTATAGGAGTCCTCATCGCTATGCGCCCTGGAGCAAGTGTCATGGAATCAGCAGCATTTTTGGTTCTTTTTGCAACTTTTCTGGGAGCTTTGAACAAGATTCTCATGCGCCGTTTAGCATCAACAGAACATAGCCTTGCCATTGCGATCTATCCAAATCTCGTAATGATCGTGGCTATGTTGATTTTAGCCTTTATTTCTTCAACCTCTCCCAATTGGCTATCTCCTCAGTTTACTCTTGTTTGGAAACCGATGCCTTGGACTCATTGGGGTCTTTTTGCCATTGTAGGTATGCTGACAGCTGGTGCTCAGTACGCTATTGCACAATCACTTCGTTTTGCGCAAGCCTCGATCCTTGCGCCTATTGATTACTCTACCTTCTTCTGGGTAGTAGCTCTTGATTTTACCTGGTGGAACAAAACACCAGACATCTATACGTTAATCGGAGCTATGGTCATTGTTGGAAGTAATTTATTCATTCTCTATAGAACTCGAAAAGAAGAAGCTGCTAAAAAACAAACCTCTTTGGCTTAA
- the sthA gene encoding Si-specific NAD(P)(+) transhydrogenase: MQKFDLIVIGSGPAGEKAAVKAAYFGYKVAIIEKEELFGGAGTVTGTLPSKTLRETALYFSDKLEKGLYGIDRTFSHEASMTDFMYRKNQVRDSSSKEVFDNLSRHHVSIFYGIANFEDAHTIHVQGKDLISLFGEFIIIATGSYPYHPANIPFDNKRVHDSDTILELTRHPSSLCIVGAGVIGCEYATIFATIGTHVYLINDKEKILPHLDEEISHALVKEMQSSGIDILFNTSIESLNVPSSDQTPIEVHLKNKKKLEVDMFLFSAGRSGNIKQLKLEKAGVKIGERELIIVDHQYRTNISNIFAVGDVIGFPALASTSMEQGRIAVAHIFQTQDLEHLPTYFPYGIYTIPEVSTIGLTTKEAEEKKILYAIGKAYYTNMPRGKIMGAKTGMLKLLFHKDTLQILGVHIIGRIATEIIHYGVILVEDKKTLHHVISQVFNCPTLHDLYKYAAYDGLIQVTPKFK, translated from the coding sequence GTGCAAAAATTTGACCTTATTGTAATTGGTTCAGGCCCAGCAGGGGAAAAAGCAGCTGTCAAAGCGGCTTATTTTGGTTATAAAGTAGCAATTATTGAAAAGGAAGAGCTATTTGGAGGAGCTGGAACGGTGACTGGAACCCTCCCTTCTAAAACCCTTAGAGAAACCGCTTTGTATTTTTCTGATAAATTAGAAAAAGGTCTTTATGGGATTGATCGTACTTTTTCTCATGAAGCCTCTATGACAGATTTTATGTATCGTAAGAATCAGGTAAGAGATTCTTCTTCCAAAGAGGTCTTTGATAATTTATCGCGTCATCATGTCAGCATCTTTTATGGAATAGCTAATTTTGAAGATGCACATACTATTCATGTGCAAGGTAAAGACCTCATCTCACTCTTTGGAGAATTTATCATTATCGCTACAGGATCCTACCCTTATCATCCAGCAAATATCCCTTTTGATAACAAACGAGTTCACGATTCTGATACCATTCTAGAATTGACAAGGCACCCTTCCTCCTTATGTATTGTAGGGGCTGGAGTCATCGGTTGTGAGTATGCGACTATTTTTGCAACCATTGGAACGCATGTCTATTTAATTAACGATAAAGAAAAAATCCTCCCTCATCTTGACGAAGAGATTTCCCATGCACTTGTAAAAGAAATGCAAAGCTCTGGTATTGACATCCTTTTTAATACCTCGATTGAATCCCTTAATGTCCCTTCTTCTGATCAGACACCTATAGAGGTTCATCTAAAAAATAAAAAAAAACTAGAAGTTGACATGTTCTTATTTTCTGCTGGCCGCAGTGGAAATATAAAACAGCTTAAATTAGAAAAAGCAGGAGTGAAAATAGGAGAGAGAGAACTCATTATAGTAGATCATCAATATCGCACTAACATATCTAACATCTTCGCAGTCGGAGATGTCATTGGCTTTCCTGCTCTTGCTAGCACTAGTATGGAACAGGGTAGAATTGCAGTGGCTCATATTTTTCAAACACAAGATCTAGAACATCTCCCTACCTATTTCCCTTATGGGATCTACACTATTCCAGAAGTATCTACTATTGGACTAACCACAAAAGAAGCAGAAGAAAAAAAGATCCTTTACGCTATAGGAAAAGCGTATTATACCAATATGCCCAGAGGTAAAATTATGGGAGCAAAAACCGGAATGCTCAAACTACTTTTCCATAAAGATACCCTACAAATCTTAGGCGTGCATATCATCGGAAGAATTGCCACTGAAATCATCCACTATGGTGTCATCCTCGTAGAAGATAAAAAAACACTGCACCACGTAATATCGCAAGTATTTAACTGTCCTACTCTGCATGATCTTTATAAATACGCAGCCTATGATGGATTAATTCAAGTAACGCCAAAATTTAAATAA